A single region of the Montipora capricornis isolate CH-2021 chromosome 13, ASM3666992v2, whole genome shotgun sequence genome encodes:
- the LOC138028581 gene encoding transmembrane protein 164-like, producing MRLHAVVLGFLDRRYWVKISSFVMVNISHIFDILYGGVDFTLPGNGGRECVDYLTFKQRIIETVVYELFTVFIFCKVIREVSIPKDLPVYREGTGVGKKFLLVSLCLVFGIEIGFKFATKQVIFLLNPCHGLTVIQIYLLAVPPSKKVLCVFRVHNYLLFGALQAVLFPVVNTRMLPFEVTNYWIQHLLILVVVPFFLVSCQGPFVLEPIWDFTWATMTFTLFSFYMLLVLQPLGMILEVNLNNMVCPAVSDPFSGPYYRILACCHQPLLIFIYGKLFCVMGHKLTDYLYGAEPQKTD from the exons ATGAGACTTCACGCTGTAGTTTTAGGTTTTTTGGATCGTCGCTATTGGGTGAAAATTTCCTCTTTCGTCATGGTAAATATAAGCCACATCTTCGATATACTGTACGGAGGAGTCGACTTCACATTGCCGGGCAATGGCGGCAGAGAATGCGTTGACTATCTGACATTTAAGCAACGCATCATTGAAACTGTAGTTTACGAACTTTTCACCGTTTTCATCTTCTGCAAAGTGATAAGGGAAGTTTCTATACCAAAGGATTTACCGGTGTACAGAGAAGGCACTGGAGTGGGGAAAAAATTTCTTTTAGTATCACTCTGTTTAGTTTTTGGGATCGAAATTGGTTTTAAGTTCGCGACAAAGCAGGTGATATTTCTTCTCAATCCTTGTCATGGTTTAACAGTTATCCAG attTATTTATTAGCAGTTCCACCAAGTAAAAAGGTGTTATGTGTATTTAG AGTTCACAATTATCTACTGTTTGGTGCACTCCAAGCAGTTTTGTTTCCAGTGGTTAACACAAGAATG TTGCCATTTGAAGTGACAAACTACTGGATACAGCATTTACTCATTCTAGTTGTTGTGCCATTTTTCCTTGTGTCTTGTCAAG GGCCATTTGTTTTAGAACCAATCTGGGATTTCACTTGGGCAACTAtgacatttacattgttttCATTCTACATGCTGTTAGTTCTTCAGCCTCTTGGAATG ATTCTTGAAGTAAATCTAAACAATATGGTGTGTCCAGCTGTGAGTGATCCTTTCAGTGGTCCATACTATCGTATTTTAGCTTGCTGTCATCAACCACTTTTGATATTTATATACGGGAAGTTGTTTTGTGTCATGGGGCACAAGTTAACTGACTATTTATATGGTGCAGAGCCCCAAAAAACAGATTGA